The following is a genomic window from Mycolicibacterium sp. TY81.
GACCGGCGGGCTGCCGTCCGACGATCCACGCATCTGGCCCAACATCGTTGCGTCCCAACTCGGTTGGGACCTCGAGCTCATCGGCCGCATCGGCTGGACCTGCCGCGACGTGTGGTGGGCCGCGACGCAGGATCCGCGGTCGTGGGCGGCGTTGCCGAAGGCCGGCGCGGTGATCTTCGCGACGTGCGGCATGGACTCGCTGCCGTCGCCGTTGCCGACGGCACTGCGGGAACTGATCCGCTACGTGCGGCCGCCGTGGCTGCGCCGCATCGTGCGCGACGGTTACGGCTGGCTGCAGCCGCGCCTGTCGCCGATCGCGCGGCCCGCGCTGCCGGCGCACCTGACGGTCGAATATCTCGAAGAGACCCGCGGGGCAATCGATTTCAACCGTCCTGGCATTCCGTTCGTCGCCACCATTCCGTCGGTGCACATCGCGGAGACCTACGGCAGCTCGCACCGCTGGCGCGACGCCACCGTCGCGGCGATCACCGATTGGGCCGAGGGTAAGCAGATTCCGGTCGTCGACCTCAAGGCCGCCGTCGGTGACGAGGTGATGTCGGGCCGCGCCAACCCGGACGGTATCCACTGGAACTTCGAGGCGCACCGTGCCGTCGCCGAACTGATGCTCAAGGGGCTGGCCGAGGCCGGTGTGGTGTCGCAGCGGACCGACGACTAGCCATGGCTGTGGTGGTGGTCACCGACTCGTCGGCTCGGCTTGACCCAGATGAGTTGAAGCGCTGGGACATTCGGGTCGTGCCGCTGCATGTGCTGCAGGACGGCACCGACTACCAGGACGGGATCGACCCGATTCCGCAGGACATCCAGGACCGGTCGCACGTGTCCACCTCGGGCGCGGCGCCCGCGGATCTGACCGATGTCTACAAGCAGGCGCTGGCCGACAGCGGCGGCGACGGCGTGGTGGCGGTGCATCTGTCGGCCGGTCTGTCGAGTACGTTCAGTTCCGCCGCGGCCGTGGGCCGTGAGCTGGGTTCGTCTGTGCGCGTGGTCAATTCGCGATCGGCGGCGATGGGGGTCGGCTTCGTCGCGCTGGCAGCGGCCCGCGCCGCAGCGGCCGGCGCCGACCTGGATGCCGTTGAGGCGCTGGCACGTGCGGAATCCGGGCGGCAGCACGGGTTCATCGTCGTCCACCGTTTGGACAACCTGCGGCGTAGTGGCCGCATCGGCACCGCCGCGTCCTGGCTCGGCACCGCATTGTCGCTGAAGCCGTTGCTGCAGTTGGACATCGACGGCCGGCTGGTGCTCGATCAGCGAATCCGAACCGTGGCCAAGGCTCATGCCGCGATGATCGAACGGGTGGTCGCGCTGGTCGGTGAGCGGCCCGCAGCGATCGCCGTGCACCACGTCGACAACCACGACGACGCCGCGCAGATCGGCGCCGCACTGACTTCCCGCCTGCCCCAGGTCGATTCACTTGTCGTGACCGACATGGGGCCGGTGCTGGCGGTGCATGTCGGCTCCGGCGCCGTCGGCGTCATCGTCAACACGCAGGACTAGCGGCCCGGCGCCGGGGAGCTTTTTCCGGCAGTCTGCCAACAACTACGCGGGCAAGCGCGCGGTGCTGGCCGGTTTTCGAGTACCCGTCTACTCGCGATCCGGCGCCGTCGTCGTCGCACTCTGAAATCCCGCGCGGCACTCCATCGCCGCGAACCCCGATTGAAAGGTGACGACGATGAGCCACACACTGAACCTCGGCTGGACCCACGCCCTGCCGTTTCACGCACCCACGGTGCCCCAGTGGATCACCAACATGGAGCGCTCTGTCGGCCAGGCCATGCACCGGCTGGCCGACGAGCACCACCCGGAGAACCCGGTCTACGAGACACACTTCGACTTCATCGAAGAAGCGCTCATGGCGCGCGAAATGTACCGGCTGTGACGGCTTTTGGCCTAGCCGGCGAACCGGCCGGTGACCGGCGGCAGATCTTTGAGCGTCAGGATGCCCGGCGCGGCTGCCACCACTGCCGGCACTGCGTTGGTCACCGGCAGCGCGGTGTAGATCATGCCCAGCCCGTTCAGGCTCACCTCGCTCCAGTCCTTCGACGGCAGGCAGTAGATCACCGTGCGCATGTTGGGTACGCCGAACACCTGGATGACGTGACCGTGCGCCACGGGCTTCGGCGGGGTGACGTGTTCGCCCATGATCCAGTTGAAGCCGACGCTGACGACGTTCTTGTCGCCGACCCAACCGCGGTGATAGCCGTAGACGCTGGCGACCGTGCCCTTGGCAATCTGCATGAACCCGAGGTCGGAATCCGCGGTCGCCGGCGTGAAGGTGACGTCGAAGGTGATCCGGTCCAGCTTGGCGCCGATGGCGTCGGCCATCATCGCGGCTGACTCGGCGAACACCTCGCTCTCCAGGCGCACACTCTCGGCCAGACCCGGTGTCTCGGGGTCCTTGCCGAAACCCATCGCGGCCATGGTGCCGGCCGATTCGTAGACGCCGCAGTCGACCGACTCGGTGATGCGGATTTCGTCGACGCTCTCGCACGCGCTGGACAGCACCATGCCCATCATGTTCGTCAGGCCGGGGTGTGCGCCGCTGCCGAAGATCGTGGAATTGCCTGCCTCGCAAGCCTTCTGGATACGCGCCAGATCCTCGGGGCTCTGCTTGCCGCCGGTGATCCAGGCGGCGGTCGAACACACGTTGATGCCGGATTCCAGCAGCCGGACCAGCTCGTCGACGCTGGGCCAGATCGGGTTGTAGCAGCAGGCGTCGGGCTTGAGAGCCACCAGCTCTTCGATGTCGTTGGTGGCCTTGATGCCCGTGAGCTCGGGCCAGCCGGCCAACTCGGCGGCGTCCACCCCGACCTTCTCGGCGCCGTACGCGTAGACGCCGACCAGCTCCATGTCGTCACGGGCGATGATGGCGTGCAGGGATCGCTTGCCGATGTTGCCGGTGGTCCACTGGATGACGCGGAGCGGGCGGTCGGTGGTCATGGAGGCCTCCTCGTTGGGGCTGTGCTTTCGCTAGACACTATGCCGCAGGTGTCTACCCGGCGGTGCCGGTGGTGCGCTGGAGCCGGCGGCGGTGCGAACCCGTCAGGCCGCGGAGACGTGCAGAACTTCGTAGGCGGCCACGTGGGTCAAAGTCTGATCGGGCTCCTCTGTCGTGAGTTCGACCTGGATGAGGGTCCAGCTGGTTATATCGACAGCGGTCACGAGGGCCAGAGTGGTGTCTTCGACGTGCTCGAGAAACCGTTGGGTGATCGAATCCAGGCAATCGGACGGTGAGCCAGCGGAAGGCAGCGACGCAGACTTCACGGTGAGACTGCGGGCTTGTGCGTAGGCGGCGGGGCCGTGGACGATCTTGTGAAGCGTCCAATCTTGGATCGGCTGCCGGCCGAAGTCTCGAACGATAGCGGAAAAACCCGGCTCGCCCCAGCAAAAGTTGCGCATGCCGTCGATGTCGCGCCAGACATAGAACGGGGCGTACGCGTTTCGTGGAGCGCCTTGGGACTTCTCCTGGATCAAGTAGGCCTTGAACTCGAGGCCGGCGAAGCCGTCGAAGAGGTGGCCGGTCCTGCGCACCCGGTTCCGGATGATGCCCATGTCGTAGTCGGTGGGCAATGCGATCTGATACTGCATGGCGTACATCAGTGATGCCTCTTGGTCGCCCGGACGTGGGCCCGGTCAGCAACAGGCTCGTACCACTTTGTGGTGGTTCCGTCGTTTGCGGTCTCCTGATGGGCTACGTGGGTCATGGCGGCATGCCCAGCTACGGCGGTCATCGCAGATTCCGGCTCTGTAGGAGGCCTGCAGCTCCTTGTACCGCCGCCTCGAAAGCAGCTGGGTCCTGTTGCGCCCGCGCGAGGACGTAGCCTCCCTGGACGGTCGCGACCACCATGGATGCGAGCTGATGTGCGTCTGTGGCGGCGGGGAACTCGCCCTCGTCAATGCCCTGGCCAATTACTTGAGCGATGCGGTCGACCAACCAGCTGAGGGTCTCTGCAACCGGGCGGAGAAGATCTGGTGTCGCCAAAACATCAGCGTCGTAGGTCATGCGTCCCATGCGGCAGCCCCGCAACGAATCGCGCTGGCGTTCTAGGTAAGCGATCACCCGCTCGAGTGCCGTCCCGTCGTCCGAGAGTAGAAGGTCCGCTTCGGCGCGCATCGTGGCTGCGCTCGCTGCCAAAGCTGTGGCCGCGAGCTCCTGTTTTCCGGCGAAGTGGTGGTACATGCTGCCCTGCCCTGCTTCCGCGCGTTTCAGAATGTCCTTTGGGCTGGTTGCCGCATAACCGCGTTCCCAGAGCAGCTCTTGAGTCGCGTTCACAAGACGCGCGCGCGTTTGCATAATCACGGACCATACGTACTAGTAGTTACAGTCGTCAACTGAAAAGGTCCCGATTGCTGTGAGCCTGCAGGCGGGCTGGCGAAGGGTGCGGAGGTTCAAGCGTCGCGGGAACGCTCAGCATCCGACATGGAGAGGCCTCGTCAGAACGGTCTGTGAGCTGGAGTCCTGTCACCCATGCCAAATCCGGTCGTGCTCGGCGTGGGTCGACAGATACGCCCCCGGCTGGAAATGGCTGTCGTAGAACCCGAGGTCGATGTGTTGTGCCTGAAGGTAATTCATGATGTGCACGGTAGGTACGGTGCCGGGAAACTTGCCGAACGTGTCGTCGATGTATTGCGCGGCAATCGTCAGCAGGGTGATGAACTGCTCGTCGTGCCCGGCCGCCGCCGAACGCACCGCTCGCGAATCCCGCCACGGGCCTGGGGTATCCGGGTGAAAAGGCCCGCCGGGGCCGAACTTTCGGTCGGCGAAGGCGCGCACTGCGGCCGCGATGTCCGGGTAGTGCGGGCGGCTGTAGGTTTCGAAAACGCCGGCCAGCCCCGTCGGATTGGGCAGTGCCCACCGTTCGTCGGTTTGCACGTTGAATCCCAACCCGGGCACCTCCGGGTCGCCCGACGCGCCGAGGATGGTGAGCCGGTCGATACCGTCGAACGTCCAACCGCCCAGGCCCAGCGCCCCGAGTAGTAGGTGCCCGTTGTAGACGCTCGTCATCAACTCGGCGGTGGCTTCGGTGAGCGAATACTGCTCGACGAAGGTCAGCGGGAACGGGTCGTCGTCGCGGTGCGCCAGACCCGCGGCTGCCTCCTTCAGTCCTGGGATCGGCCGGTTGTTCACGTCGTCATAGACCAGGTAGCCGTTCTGCAGGAAGAAGGCCAGATTGGCCAACAGATGCTGTGCGATATCGGCGACCGGGATGACGAGCAGCGAGCCGGGGTGATTTGCGATCCACGTGTTGTGGCCCTCGAGGTACGGCTCCGACCGCGGAATGTGGATGCGATCGGTGGAGAGCTGACGATAGGACGACACCGTCGCGGCCAGCCAGTCGTCGATGTCCACCACGCCGTCGTTGACCGGCACTGTCGGTGCCGTGTCTCGGGACGACAGAAAGTAGGTGCCCGAGTCATCGGTGAAGAAGAACTCGACGATCTCGAAACCCGCGGCTGACGGGAACGTGCGACCTGATGCCGACCCGCTGTAGTTCGGGAACGCCGGTGCATATCCGGGATGGTGACTGATCCCGAAATGCCAACCGGTTACACCGGTTACCGTCGCGAGGATCAGTGCGCGTTCGACCTCGTCGAGTGGTTCGACGTCGCGGCTACTGGTGTAGGCCAACGGTCCCGATGGGATGGAGCCGCCGACGGGGAAGCGCCGCGACCGCCTGCCCTGGATCGCGCTCAACAGCGGGAACCTCGCCGCCGCAGCCAGCGCTTCGCGTTGCTGCGCGGTCAAACTCAAACGTGGCGAAGGTGTTTCGGTCGTCATGGTTACCCAGACTCTAGGGTCCGCGGCGCTTGTCGGCCCACAGTTCGGCGCACCACGATGCCAATTTTGGTGGCGATCGACCGGCCGACGGCGCGAGCCGCCCACATCTATCCACAGAACGCGATTGATCCACAGGCGGCGGGTTCGACTGCCTCTTGCGGCGTTTCCGGTCGGTGCCGCCACCTAACGTCGCGGGCATGGTCACTCAGACACCGGTCGATCGGGCGCAGCGGCGGTTGGCCGCGCAGCCCGGAGACGCGACGGACCCCGACGCAGAGCCCGACTCGAACGACGACACCTCGCTGTCGCGGTGGTTGCCCGACGCGATGCCGGGCAGGTCCGGGTGGCTCGCGACGGTGCGGGCCGACCCTGGGCGTGCGGGCGTCATCGCGCTCGCGGTGGTCGGCGTGGTTGCGGTCCTGGTGACCATCATCGCCGTGCTCGGCGATGACAAGCCGCCGGTGACCGCGGCGAAACTGCCACCCGTCCAGATGGTTTCGTCCTCGGCGCCTGGGACGCCCGCGTCGGCGGCCAAGGCCGAGGACGTCGTGGTCAGCGTGGCAGGACTCGTTCACAAACCGGGGCTGGTGACACTTCCTGCCGGTGCCCGCATCGCCGACGCCGTCACCGCAGCTGGGGGAGCGCTGGCCGGCGCCGACATCGTCGGCCTGAACATGGCCCGCAAGGTGGCCGACGGCGAGCAGATTCTGGTCGGCATCACCGCGCCGTTGGGCGCGCCCACGGTGATGCGCAGTTCGGCCGGTGCGACGTCCGGGCCGCCGGAGAAGGGGCCGCCCGGCGACGGAAAAGGTGCTGGAGCACAGGGGCCCGTTGATCTGAACACCGCGACAAGGGAGCAACTCGACGGCCTGCCCGGCATCGGACCTGTGATGGCGAAAGCGATCGTGGCGTGGCGGGAGGCCAACGGCCGGTTCGCGAGCGTCGACCAGTTGGGCGAGGTCGACGGCATCGGGCCGAGCCGGCTGGAGAAGCTGCGTGCCCTGGTCAAAGTGTGACGGCCGGTCCCGCGCCGGACGTCCCCGGCATCGACGTGCGGCTGGTACCGGCCGCCGTGACGTGCTGGACGGTGACGGCGGTCGGCGTGTGGTGGGGGCCGTGGGCAGCGCTGACGGCGGTGGTGATCGCGGTGGCGGGCACCGTGGGAGTCGGGTTGTGGATGGGCTCGGTGCGTTGGCCCGCAGTGCTCGCCGTGGCGGCGGTGGGCGCGGCATTCGCGATCGTCGCGGCGGTGCGGGTGCACGCCGTCGATACCCACTCTTTGGCGGCGCGGTTCGGCTCGACGGTGACGGTGACCGTCACGCCGTCCGAGTCGCCGAAGACCATCCAGGGTGGCCGCCTCATGTTCGCGGCGTCGTTGCAGCGGCTGCAGGATGCCGAATCATCGGGGCGGGTCATGGTTTTCGCGCCGGCCCTGGGGTATTCGGAGGTCGGCGTGGGCCGCCCGATGGCATTCCGGGCCCGGGTCACCCGGCCCAAGCGGCGCGACCTGTCGGTGGCCGTCCTGGCCGCTGTGGGCACCCCCCGGTTCGGAACCGCCTCGACCGGGCAGCGCGCGGCCGCACACGTGCGGGCTGAATTCGGCGAGGCCGCTCGACTGGCGTTGCCGCCCGACCAGGCGGCGATGCTCCCGGGCTTGGTGCTGGGCGATGTGTCGGCGGTCGAGTCGGATACGACGGCCGCCTTCCGCCGGGCGGGGTTGACGCATCTGACGGCGGTGTCGGGCGCGAATGTGACCATCGTGTGCGGCGCGGTGCTCCTCAGCGCCGCGGTGGTGGGACGGCGGATCGCGGTGGCGCTGGCGGCGGTGACGCTGTTCGTGTTCGTCGTCATCGTGCAGCCCTCGCCGAGCGTATTGCGGGCCGCGGCAATGGGTTCGGTGATGTTGATGGGCATGCTGGTGCATCGGCGGCGGCAGGCGATTCCCGCGTTGTCGGCCAGCGTGCTGGTGCTCATGGTGCTCTCGCCGGCGCTCGCGGTCGACGCCGGCTTCGCGCTGTCGGTGGTGGCGACGGCGGGGCTCGTCGTGATCGCGCCGGGGTGGTCGCGCCGACTGGTCGGCCGGGGCTGGCCGAAACCGCTCGCCGACGCCGTGTGCGTCGCGGTTGCCGCTCAACTGGTGACGGCGCCGTTGGTGGCGGCGATCTCGGGCAGCCTCAGTCTGGTCGCGGTGGCAGCCAATCTCCTTGTTGCTCCGGTTATTCCACCCATCACGATCCTCGGCACCGCGGCTGCCGCGGTGGCGTGGTGCTGGCCGGCTGCGGCGCAGCTGTTGATCCGGTTCACCGGACCCGAACTGTGGTGGTTGTTGCATGTCGCGCGGTGGAGCGCCGCGGTTCCCGGAGCGGCGGTCCGCGTCCCGTCGGGCTGGGGCGGCGCGTTGCTGCTCGGCGGGGTGACGGTTGCAGGGGCGCTGCTGCTGGCCGTGTGGCGCCGGCGACGAGGAAATGCGATCCGGCCATGAACTCGCGCGCCGAGTTGCAGAATTATTGACGTGAATGACGAACCGGCCGGGTCCGCGGCGAAGGTGGCGGCGCTCGAAGCGGCCGGCGTCCGGACCCTGATCGGCACTGTCGTCAATGCCGCAGGCCTGACGCAGGTCAAAGTGGTATCGCTCGATCGGGTGGCGGTGTTCGCCGACCACGGGCTGGGTACCAGCCCGACGTGGCATGTCTTCGCCATCGATCAGGCGGGCATCGTGGTGAGCGATGAGATCGGTGTGGTCGGGGACCGGCGGGTGCGCGCCGACCTGGCGGGTGTGGCCCTACTCGGCGACGGGGTCGCCTGGGCGCCATGCTCGTTCTTCACTCAGGACGGTAACCCGGACCCGCACTGCGGTCGCGGTGTGCTGCAACGGGTTACGCAGCGATTGGCCGCCGCCGGCCTGACGGCCGTCGTCGGGCATGAGGTGGAGTTCGTGCTCGTCGGCCCGGACGGCGCGCGATTGCCGTCCGATCTGTGGGCGCAGTATGGCCTGGCCGGCGTGCTGGAATTCGAGGGGTTCGTCCGGGACGTGATGGAGGCGGCCGCAGCTGCAGGGGTGTCCATCGAACAGTTCCATCCCGAGTACGGGGCCAACCAATTCGAATTCTCGCTCATGCCCCGCGATCCGGTCACCGCCGCGGACCAGCTGGTGCTCGCGCGAATCATCATCAGCCGCGTCGCCCGCCGCCATGGGCTGCGCGTCAGCCTGTCTCCGGTGCCGTTCGCGGGCAGCGTGGGTTCCGGCGCGCATCAACACTTTTCACTGAGTCGCGACGGTGTGTCGTTGTTCTCGGGTGGTACGGGGGAGCGCGGCATGACGACAGCGGGCGAGTCCGCAGTGGCGGGCCTGCTGGCGGGACTGCCCGGCGCGCAAGGAGTCCTGTGCGGGTCGATCGTCTCCGGGCTGCGCATCCAGCCGGGAAGCTGGTCCGGCGCCAACGTCTGCTGGGGCACCGAGAACCGGGAGGCCGCCGTCCGCTTCGTCAGCGCGGCATCCGGAAATCCATACGGCGCCAACGTCGAGGTCAAGATCGTCGACCCGTCGGCCAACCCATACCTGGCGTCGGCGACCATTCTCGGCCTGGCACTTGACGGCATCAGCCGGGAACTGTCGCTGCCGCCCGAAGTCACCGTCGACCCGGGATCCCTGACGCTCGCCCAACGCGAGCATGCCGGAGTGGTGACACTGCCGTCGAAGCAAGCCGAGGTGCTCGACGCGTTACGCCACAGCGCTGTGGTCCGCGACATCCTCGGGGACGCGCCGGTCGACGCCGTGCTGGGTGTGCGCGGCTACGAACAGCAGAACTACGGCGGCCTGTCCGACACCGAACTGGCCGAGAAGTTCCGGCTGGCCTGGAGTATGTGAGTGCGTGCGAGGGCGTGTCTGCCCGCCATGAAACGATCAACAGGTGAGTGGATCGACCGAGGCGTTGCATCTGGTGCTGGGCGACGAGGAACTGCTGGTCGAGCGTGCCGTGGCCGATGTGTTGCGGAACGCGCGCAAGCTGGCCGGCAACGACAACGTCCCGGTCGACCGGCTCCGGGCCGGTGACGTGTCCACCAGCGAGCTCGCCGAGCTGCTGAGTCCGTCGCTGTTCGCCGAGGAACGCGTGGTGGTCCTCGAGTCTGCCGCCGAAGCCGGCAAGGACGCCGTCGCCCTCATCGCCGACGCGGCGGCCGACCTGCCGGGCGGCACCATGCTCGTCGTCGTGCACTCCGGTGGTGGCCGGGCGAAGGCACTGGCCGATCAGCTGAGAAAGCTTGGCGCCGAGGTGCATCCGTGCGCGAAGATCACCAAGGCAGCCGAGCGCGCCGACTTCGTGCGCAAGGAGTTCCGATCGCTGAAGGTGAAGGTCGGCGACGACGCCGTCAACGCCGTCCTCGATTCCGTCGGCTCTGATATCCGGGAACTGGCGGCGGCGTGCTCGCAGCTGGTGGCCGACACAGGCGGTCAGATCGATGCGGCGGCCGTGCGGCGCTACCACTCCGGCAAGGCCGAGGTGAACGGCTTCGACATCGCCGACAAGGCCGTCTCGGGTGACGTCAGTGGCGTCGCCGAAGCGCTGCGCTGGGCGATGGCCGGCGGTGTGCCGCACGTGGTGCTGGCCGATGCGCTGGCCGAGGCCGTGCACTCGATCGCGCGGGTCGGTGGTCAGTCGGGTGATCCGTACCGGTTGGCAGGGGAGTTGGGGATGCCGCCGTGGCGGGTCCAGAAAGCGCAGAAGCAGGCCCGGCGCTGGTCCCGGGACACCGTGGCCGAGGCGCTGCGGGTGGTCGCGGCGCTGAACGCCGACGTCAAGGGTGCCGCGGCCAACGCCGACTACGCGCTGGAGTCGGCCGTGCGTCGCGTGGCCGAGCTGGCCGACAGCTGAGCCGCCACCTATTCACAGACACAACAAAACCGCGGCCCGATCATCGGGCCGCGGTTTCGCGAAAACTACAGGCTCAGATCAGAGCTTGTTGAAGGCCAGGGTCAGCGCCGACTTCTTGTTGGCGGCCTGGTTCTTGTGGATGACACCCTTGGTGGCGGCCTTGTCCAGCTTGCGGTTGGTGGCGACGAGCAGCTCGCCGGCCTTGTCCTTCTCGCCCGCCTCGACGGCCTCACGGAAGCCGCGGATGGCCGTACGCAGCGCCGACTTCACCGACTGGTTGCGCAGACGCGCACGCTCGTTGGTGCGGATCCGCTTTTCCTGCGACTTGATGTTGGCCACGCGTGTCGTTCCTTCTAAATCTCAAATTGGGCACGTCCGGGAAGAACATGCTCGGTCTTAAGTCTGCGCTCTTCGCCCGTCAACGGGCAGCGACTGTTCAGGTTACCAGCGTCCATGCGAAATCCCCAAAGCGCGGCATACGCGCACTGGCCGGCGACGACCCCGAGCATATCCGTGAATGCCAAGTTGCCCTGCCGAAACCGCCAGGTTGATGCAGCATGTCTGCCATGAGCCCACGGACATCGCACAGTGGCCCCGCGCGGACGCGGCCGACCTCGCCAGGGAATCGCTACGACGGTGTTTTCAACGGCTACGACGACGTCGACAGTTATGCCGCCGCGTACGACGAGATGTTCGACGCCCAGGGCGCCGTGCGCGGTCTCTACAAGGGCGTCTTCGCCGAGTTGGCGCCGTCGGACACCGACGAGCTGGCGGCCCGGTCCGAAGCGCTCGGCCGCGCGTTCACCGATCAGGGCATCACGTTCTCGCTGTCGGGCCAGGAACGGCCGTTTCCGCTGGATCTGGTGCCCCGGGTCATCTCGGCCGCCGAGTGGTCGAAGCTGGAAAAGGGCATCAAGCAGCGGGTCAAGGCGCTCGAGATGTACCTCGACGACGTCTACGGCGATCAGGAGATCCTGCGCGACGGGGTCATCCCGCGCCGGCTGGTGACCTCGTGCGAGCACTTCCACCGCGAGGCGGCCGGCATCGTCCCACCCAACGGCGTCCGCATCCACGTCGCGGGCATCGACCTGATCCGGGACGACAAGGGCGACTTCCGCGTGCTCGAGGACAACCTGCGCTCGCCGTCCGGGGTGTCCTACGTCATGGAGAACCGGCGCACCATGGCCCGCGTCTTCCCCAACCTCTTCGCGACGCACCGGGTGCGGGCGGTCGGTGACTACTCGTCGCACCTGCTGCGGGCACTGCGCAACGCCGCGGCATCGAACGAAGCGGACCCGACCGTGGTGGTGCTCACCCCGGGCGTCTACAACTCGGCCTACTTCGAGCACTCCCTGCTGGCCCGGCAGATGGGCGTCGAACTGGTCGAGGGCCGCGACCTGTTCTGTCGCGACAACGTCGTCTACATGCGGACCACCGAGGGCGAGCGCCAGGTGGACGTCATCTACCGCCGGATCGACGACATGTTTCTCGACCCCATGCAGTTCCGGCCCGACACCGTGCTGGGCGTCGCCGGCCTGCTCAACGCGGCCCGCGCGGGCAACGTCGTCATCTCCAGCGCGGTGGGCAACGGCGTCGGTGACGACAAGCTCGTCTACACCTACGTGCCGACCATCATCGAGTACTACCTCGGCGAGAAGCCGCTGCTGGCGAACGTCGACACCTACCGCTGTTGGCTCGAGGACGAATGCGAGGAAGTACTCGACCGCATCCGCGAGCTCGTCATCAAGCCGGTCGAGGGCTCGGGCGGCTACGGCATCGTCTTCGGGCCGGACGCCTCCGAGAAGGAGATCGTGGCGATCTCGAAGAAGGTGCGCGCCGACCCGCGCGGGTGGATCGCCCAACCGGTGGTGCAACTGTCGACGGTGCCGACGCGGATCGGCGACAAGCTGGCCCCGCGGCACGTCGATCTGCGGCCGTTCGCGGTCAACGACGGTGACGACGTGTGGGTG
Proteins encoded in this region:
- a CDS encoding circularly permuted type 2 ATP-grasp protein, whose amino-acid sequence is MSPRTSHSGPARTRPTSPGNRYDGVFNGYDDVDSYAAAYDEMFDAQGAVRGLYKGVFAELAPSDTDELAARSEALGRAFTDQGITFSLSGQERPFPLDLVPRVISAAEWSKLEKGIKQRVKALEMYLDDVYGDQEILRDGVIPRRLVTSCEHFHREAAGIVPPNGVRIHVAGIDLIRDDKGDFRVLEDNLRSPSGVSYVMENRRTMARVFPNLFATHRVRAVGDYSSHLLRALRNAAASNEADPTVVVLTPGVYNSAYFEHSLLARQMGVELVEGRDLFCRDNVVYMRTTEGERQVDVIYRRIDDMFLDPMQFRPDTVLGVAGLLNAARAGNVVISSAVGNGVGDDKLVYTYVPTIIEYYLGEKPLLANVDTYRCWLEDECEEVLDRIRELVIKPVEGSGGYGIVFGPDASEKEIVAISKKVRADPRGWIAQPVVQLSTVPTRIGDKLAPRHVDLRPFAVNDGDDVWVLPGGLTRVALPEGSLVVNSSQGGGSKDTWVLASRASTADHELAAAEVVRSLPSAGQAADEGPPQQAVQTAHQQQQQQQQAVMY
- the rpsT gene encoding 30S ribosomal protein S20, which codes for MANIKSQEKRIRTNERARLRNQSVKSALRTAIRGFREAVEAGEKDKAGELLVATNRKLDKAATKGVIHKNQAANKKSALTLAFNKL